Proteins encoded in a region of the Zunongwangia endophytica genome:
- a CDS encoding glycoside hydrolase family 97 protein → MKLLRIQLFLALVFLGNLLTAQIGEIKSPDGQISLKLNENNGKISYDIYYADSSFLDDSPLGLKTSLGDFSSNLEYVSSEINSIEDSYELKKAKVSHVDYKANELVAKFVNENEDSLFVYFRVSNRDVAYSYQLKSKAGRSNIKILEEISGFHLPDGATSYITPQALPMTGWSETKPSYEEEYTLSEKLGKASEYGVGYTFPALFKLGEKGWILISETGVDSSYPGSRLSESTDDGLFSIKFPQKGENNSIGDTFAAMAMPAKTPWRTITLGETLKPIVESTVAFDLVEQKYEPSIDYQMGRATWSWIVWQDNSINYDDQIKYIDMASMLGFEYVLIDNWWDNNIGYERMEELVKYAQSKNVDVLLWYNSNGYWNEAPQTPQDKMNNIASRKKEMEWLQKIGVKGLKVDFFGGDKQTTMKLYEDILTDANEYGLGITFHGCTIPRGWEKMYPNYVTSEAVLASENLIFGQEALDKHALNATILPFTRNAIGAMDFAPVFLNQKMSRDQQNGTIRSTTDAFELATSILYFSPIQHFGLTPNNLEEQPDYVLDFIREVPTVWDETIYIGGEPEDYCALARRKGDKWYIAVVNAKKEKRKIELELPMLAGKELKHLFDEKNKTAGYKTSKIRKNGTLKIELQPEGGAVLY, encoded by the coding sequence ATGAAATTACTACGAATTCAGCTATTTCTTGCTTTAGTATTTTTAGGTAATCTACTTACCGCTCAAATTGGAGAAATTAAAAGTCCAGATGGGCAAATTAGCTTAAAATTAAATGAGAACAACGGAAAAATATCTTATGATATTTATTACGCAGACTCTTCGTTTTTAGATGATTCTCCGTTAGGTTTGAAAACCTCATTAGGGGATTTTTCATCAAATCTTGAATATGTTTCTTCGGAAATTAATAGCATCGAAGACTCTTACGAGCTAAAGAAGGCAAAAGTGAGTCATGTAGATTATAAAGCTAATGAATTAGTAGCGAAATTTGTAAATGAAAACGAGGATAGCCTTTTTGTATATTTTCGAGTTTCTAATCGTGATGTGGCATATTCGTATCAACTAAAATCGAAAGCGGGGAGAAGTAATATTAAGATTCTTGAAGAAATCTCGGGTTTTCATTTGCCAGATGGTGCTACTAGCTATATTACGCCGCAAGCGTTACCAATGACGGGGTGGAGTGAAACTAAACCATCTTATGAAGAAGAATACACGCTAAGCGAAAAATTAGGAAAAGCTTCAGAATATGGTGTTGGTTATACCTTTCCTGCATTATTCAAATTAGGTGAAAAAGGATGGATTTTAATTTCAGAAACTGGTGTAGACAGTAGTTATCCCGGTAGTCGATTAAGTGAATCTACAGATGACGGTTTATTCAGTATCAAATTTCCGCAGAAAGGAGAAAATAATAGCATTGGCGATACTTTTGCTGCTATGGCTATGCCTGCTAAAACCCCGTGGAGAACAATCACGCTTGGTGAAACTTTAAAACCAATAGTTGAATCTACAGTTGCTTTCGATTTAGTAGAGCAAAAGTATGAACCAAGTATCGATTACCAAATGGGACGCGCTACCTGGAGTTGGATCGTTTGGCAAGACAATAGTATAAATTACGACGACCAGATAAAGTATATCGATATGGCTTCTATGCTAGGATTCGAGTATGTATTGATCGACAACTGGTGGGATAATAATATCGGTTACGAAAGAATGGAAGAGCTGGTAAAATATGCACAATCCAAAAATGTAGATGTGCTGCTATGGTATAATTCTAATGGGTATTGGAACGAAGCGCCGCAAACACCACAGGATAAAATGAATAATATCGCTTCTAGAAAAAAGGAAATGGAATGGCTGCAGAAGATAGGAGTGAAAGGTTTAAAAGTTGACTTTTTTGGAGGAGACAAACAAACCACCATGAAGTTGTATGAAGATATTTTAACCGATGCGAATGAGTATGGATTGGGTATTACATTTCATGGGTGTACAATTCCCAGAGGTTGGGAAAAAATGTATCCTAATTACGTAACTTCAGAGGCTGTATTGGCTTCAGAAAATCTAATTTTTGGTCAGGAGGCATTAGATAAACATGCTTTAAATGCAACTATTTTACCGTTTACGAGAAACGCAATTGGCGCTATGGATTTTGCTCCGGTATTTTTGAATCAGAAAATGTCTAGAGATCAACAAAACGGAACGATAAGAAGTACCACCGATGCTTTTGAGTTGGCAACATCTATACTCTATTTCTCACCGATACAGCATTTTGGTTTAACTCCTAATAATTTAGAAGAACAGCCCGATTATGTTTTAGACTTTATCCGTGAGGTACCTACGGTTTGGGACGAGACCATTTATATTGGTGGAGAACCAGAAGATTATTGTGCCTTAGCGCGTAGAAAAGGTGACAAATGGTACATAGCCGTT